The stretch of DNA CGGGTGGTGGCGGCTCGTGAGGCTGGGTTGTCGCAGACGGAGGCTGCGAAACTGCTTGACAAGGAGGTGAAGACGGTGCGGCAGTTGTGGCGGCAGGCCCGAGAGCAGCACGAGGACTCGCGGCGGCTAACCGACGTGTACGGAGCGTACTTCTTCTCGGACTGGCGGGCATAAGCGGTCAATCCTTTTTCGGCACCAAGTCACGGTGCCTGAACCACACGTTGATCAAGTCTTCTTCAGTTTCGATGCGGTAACTGTAGGAATCCAGCTTTCGCTCGGTTTCCTTTCCAAGTGAATCCTCGAGGACGTCGATAATCTTCCCGACCGTCCCGTGATGGTGCGAGTCCGAGTCGTCCGGGCCGAGGTAGACCCTCACTTCGTCGCCCACCTCGTAGGGTTCGTCCGCAGGCTTCGGAACGTCTTGATTGTCACCCACGATATCGCGGGCAAGTTCCTGTAGGCTGGTGTCCTTGTTTTCCCATCGCACCTCTTTCGGGACTACCTTGGTGAAGAGTCAGTACCTCACAAAGCATCGCCGGTTAACCCGACCTGAGCCATCTGTTCTGTTGTGATGAGTCGTCCGTAGTGGTTGAACAGCGCTGATCGAAGACGGAGCTGTCGCTGTCGGCGGCGGTCAGCCGCCGACGCGACAGCGTAGCCACTCACGAGGCGGCGTTCCCGGTCGGTGACTACCGGTGGAACCGGTCGTCTGGTGGCCGGTTGGCGGGGACGGCCCGACGCACTGCGAGGGCCGTCCACGCGGCCCGTCGAACCATATTGATGAACTCCTTGTACGGCCACCACCAGAGGCGACGCCCGCCCCGGCGGGGCGTCGCCACGTATTCGTAGTGGAGATACCGCCACGCATTCTGCAAGAGGAGACTCACCACGACGTACAGCAGTCTCACCGTCGCGTCTCGCGTTGTTGTCGTCGCTATCGCTTGCTCAGACAAGCGGTAGCTCGACTCGATACCGAAGCGTTTGCTGTAGTGGTATCGAGCCTGGCGTGGAGTCTCGATGAACGGCGCGTCAGCGGCGTAGCCGTGACGCGCCACACCGTTCTCGTCGTATCGTCCGTTCAGGTACGTACAGTCGATGTAGACGGGAAACTCGACGGTCCAGCTGTGGCCGTCGAGTTTCCCTGTCAAATCGTGGTTAATGACGCGGCTCCACCCTTCCGCGAGTTCCTGCTGAATCGTCCCACCCCATCTGATGATCGGCATCACGTAAGCGTAGTTGTGCGCTTGAAGCAGCGTGAGACACTTGCTGTCGTAGAATCCGCGATCGAGATAGACGGCCTTGATTTCGGCGTCAAGGCCGTCGAGTACACCAAGAAACTCGGCGAGGACGCTACTGGCGGTGTCGCCGTCTTCGAGACGGCGCACCGCCAGCGTGTGCCGTTTATTCTTCACACGCGCGTAGAGTGTGGCGTAGGCGTGGAACGCGGTGGTTCCGCGCTTGGCCTCGGAGTGGTAGAGGCCGTCTGTGTCGTCTTCGTCACCGTAGTAGGGTCGCAGGTGGAGGTCTGCGCAGACCTCCACCTGCTCGGGGAGGAGTTCGACGATATCCCGTCGAAGGAGCGTGTTGGCGACTCGTTCGAGCCGTTCCGGCTCGAACTTCGTCCGCAGATGGTAGAGAATCGCGTTTGCTGACGGAGAGTCTTCACTGGAGTTGCACAGCGTCGAGATTGAGGTCCCGTCGGCGGTCGCGCCGACGAGGACCTCGTAGATGTCCTCAGCGTCGATTTCAGCAGTAGCGCCGAGATCAAGAGCGATCTCCTCGGTGAGCGTGTTGACGAGAAAGTTAAGGAGCTGGTCTTCGTGGATTTCACTGTCTGCTTGCTTCTTGGAGTGCACATCCTCAGCAAGCAGACGTTCTAACTAACCGGCTTTGTGAGGTACTGAGAGTCGTTTTCGTCGCCTCGTGAGTGTTTTCAGCTTCCCGATGCCGAACATCCTGTTCAGCGTATGGATGTTGTCTGCTTCCTGCATCGCGTGGGCCGGATAGGTGGGGTGATTCTCGGTGTGCGTTATTGGCGTCACGTCCTCTTCCAGCAGTTCTTCCATTCTCTCGAAGCGGCTGTCATCGTTCCACGGGACGAGTTCGTGTCCGTTGTGTTCGTCAGTCTCGTACCGCCCGCGATCAATTGCGTCTTTCTTGGTGCTGAAAGCGACGATGGCCCTCCATCCCCACTCTCCGTCCTCGTAGGAGAGCAGGAGGTCTACCTCTTCCATTCCCACGTCTTGACCGTGCCACGTCCCGAGGTAGTCCACAGCGATTCCGACGGGATGGCCATCCGTTTCCAGCGTGATGATGGTGGGCCAACCGCCGTCGGTCTCGTCGTGAATCTCGATGTTGTCTCCGTGGATTTGGAGCACTGAGTTGGCCAGCACCGTGTTCTGCGGGACTTCCGTTCCGATCGGGAGTGGGATTGAGTCATCGAAATCCATCTTCAATCACTTGTACTCCATAAAGAGAGGTTCAAGTGAAAGTTTTCTGCTGGTGAAAATGCGGAACCATATTCGGTATCCTGTTCGTCCAACCCTCCGCTCTGAACATATCGCAGGCTTCGTGAATTCGCTCTCTGTTTTGCCGCTGGGATGGGGGTTAGACGAGGGTGGTTTGGCGGTGTTCTCCGAGTTCGCTAGGAACGGGGAGTTCCTTCAATACCTTGGACTGCATACGGTAGTAGTCATTGTGTGCCTTTTGTGAGTGCTGCTCCAGCCACGCCTGTGCTTTCGGGCTGTTAAGGTATTCGAGGAGGTCTTCGAGGGCGACACCGTTTTCGGGGATGATGTAGTAAACGCTGTGGCGGGGAACGACTGTGCCTTCGCGGTCTGCCCAGAATTCAGGGT from Haloarcula litorea encodes:
- a CDS encoding ECF-type sigma factor, yielding MTLEQSEIESEVEDRAEWLHEHTSLHREQARVVAAREAGLSQTEAAKLLDKEVKTVRQLWRQAREQHEDSRRLTDVYGAYFFSDWRA
- a CDS encoding ISH3 family transposase, translating into MHSKKQADSEIHEDQLLNFLVNTLTEEIALDLGATAEIDAEDIYEVLVGATADGTSISTLCNSSEDSPSANAILYHLRTKFEPERLERVANTLLRRDIVELLPEQVEVCADLHLRPYYGDEDDTDGLYHSEAKRGTTAFHAYATLYARVKNKRHTLAVRRLEDGDTASSVLAEFLGVLDGLDAEIKAVYLDRGFYDSKCLTLLQAHNYAYVMPIIRWGGTIQQELAEGWSRVINHDLTGKLDGHSWTVEFPVYIDCTYLNGRYDENGVARHGYAADAPFIETPRQARYHYSKRFGIESSYRLSEQAIATTTTRDATVRLLYVVVSLLLQNAWRYLHYEYVATPRRGGRRLWWWPYKEFINMVRRAAWTALAVRRAVPANRPPDDRFHR